GGGTAACGTGCCTACATATGCTGGTCCTACGTCAAGTAGTGTACTTGATATCACATTGAGCTCTGAACAGGTTATATCGGGATATGAATGGAGAGTTCTTGACAGGCCATCATTCAGAATCCCCCTAAAGGGGGTAGAGAAGGCGAAAACTTTAGGTTTATCAAAGGCCCTGACAATtgcgtacaacagagcttgtcctctGAGAAGGAAGAAGTGGAAAGGAAAGCCACCATAGTTAAAGGTCATAGACGTGAAATCAGCAGGTCAAAGCGAGTTTCATGGAACAATTTTTGTgccgacatagaatgctccagcgaaacggtGAGACTGAGGAAAGTCCTATCTAAAGGATGACGGGGAATGTtcacacagtagtgaagagtcccttgaggcactacttaacacacacttcccatcaggagatgatTCGAAAGAGTAATGTAACCACGTCTACAGTCCTAATATGGAGCGAGAGGTACCAGGATgacaaatatcaaaatttaattggCAATAAAAACGTTGGCTATGttcaaatcgccgggcccagacgggatattccctgctatgctgcagatggccGGTAGAACGATTACATaatggctaagaataatctttgagAGTTATGTAAAACTTaaccacgtcccgcaatcttgaagaacggctcgagtagtctAGTGTGACTTGGAATGGGATTGGGACTTGGACTTGTGCTAGTACTGGGACTGGGCCTGGAACTGGGTCtagtactgggactgggactgaattGATACTTCCCCACTGACTTTGAAACTGTTAGAAGAATAATTCTGACCAGCAGCGGCTTACGTCCATATTTTTGAGTTGAGAAATTAAATAGAAGTACGGAATGTGACTCGGGTCTGTCAGACCTGGTAAAATTACTATCAACCAAATTTTCCCGATGCAGACTCACGGTAAGAGATATATCACTCGCTatctttttgtcgacttcaaagcagtATTTGAGAGCGCCAAAAGTAGCTGCTTGTATGGTCCTATGGCTGGATataagttccctgcaaagttaataaggctctaCCAAATGACTTCGAGCTACGTAAGGATTGGGAAAGACCTCTCGAACAAAAAATGGAGTTTTGTGGTAAATGAGAACAAGACGAAGTACCTACTGTCATCCTACAAAGACTGAGGGTATTCGCGTTTTGGAAGCCACGCAACCGGTGACCGATATAAATTCAAGACTGTGAAGTAAtttgtctatttgggaagcaACATTAACAGCAAAATAAAACTGAGCATAACTCTTGCCAATACTTTTTTTgattgagtaggcaattgaaaagtaaactcCTATCTCAACGAAAAAATTACGTTCTACTagtgatgtatggctcggaacaATGGACGGTGTCAAGAGAAGATCAGATGACTATTGGATGATGAGCTGTAatagctttacgcagatatgacgatggtGCAGCGAAAAACCCCAAAGGTTTCGCTCgctaggtcatattatgcgaataGACGGATACGCTCCGgcaaagaaagtatttcagtcgacactgcAGTTTGGAAGCAGGCGAAATGGTCTCGTCCACTGAGTTGAAAGAGACAGATGAAGGAAggcttgacctcccttggtactCCCATTTTAGCATAAGTAGTATGGCATATTTCATGCTTTAGCTAAGACCATGTTCCTCCTTTTTCAGTACTTGTTCACAACTTTCATTTTGCACATTATAAATCAAAGTGATACGCTAAAATATTTCGCATTACTGCTTTCAACTTAAACTCAAAAAATGCTGCAATGAATTCGTCAGTTGGAATGTGCCATACCCTTACTACGTTATGATGGACCAGCGCCTGAAGCTTCACCAAATTTTTGACTTGCACTTGATGACAAAATTTGCATTTTGTTGTGGCGTAATTTAAATGGTATTTGACAAGTTGAAATGCCAACTAAAcgaataaatattgtaacgaatttacttgcaaatcctcttatttgcccttctgctaagttcgaatcactaaactgttgaataaataactccagtattgaataatggaaaaatgacatttattaaagtacttcacaataacacttatactttgcaactagcttgcttaacaaccaaactgattgatagccacagatgacatgatatgaaactactcgctctctgagagcgcgtgaaaatgtgcattttttataatattggccatagataccatcatgctcaaaatcaaatttgggcatttcagaataactttggggtattttacatggtaaaggtttaatttataattttcactgaaaacttactcaagattgtcaaatgggatatcaaaaaactcgaatttttgtcaggattacaaatccgaagaaaaaataactatttttcacccgtggaaaatttatcagtgacaacacctttcatcgaagggctgcacacgaaacgggttttgatagcagctttcgattggagagaaagtcagcttcttagtcttcgcattgatgtaaatggatgcataaaggcctgatttttgtggagcgttgcaacattccacttttgacagctgagataaattgtaggtatacgtatatgttaacgcaacatgtataattaacagccttttgcggaccacaacgcagatacttcactaagtgatctaatttcgtaatttcttataaattttttgcattttttattgtatgtggatatacatatgtatgtaaataaacattttgatcgcatcaaagtgaaaaaggggctagccgttcattgttatcttatggcggtgccagcgcaacaaagcaaagcaacgcaatcgaaatatattatttcatattttttctcttatctaccacaaaatatttctacaaaactttgccttttttataaattttaataagtttttatcaccttacttgctgattttttgaaaataatgaaaccgaacggatttcttggagtgtttttttttggtagtttaggcaactctatagccatacgatgttcaagacccattcttggaaacgaacgaacttttgtttacaatagaatgaacttcaagacccattcctggaaacgaattgagagagaataaaagtttcgtatcatgtcatcagtgttgatagctcaaatgaaactcactcttagcctctactgtcgcgccatttatactttttgatttctcattgcatacttccaggcttttccgcCGGTTGTAAAACAATAGCTTAGGCGGCTTGACGGAGTATCAGTTAAGCTTACGGCGTACTTAGATGAGGCATAACCGCCAGATGCTTAAAAACAATCAgatctctgatggatcaggcacttcggtaTGTATATGCATGAGCAACTGGATTTGGGTTAACCGCCAACGCAGAGAGCCCTGATATAATTGTATTTTCTAGGAAATATAAGCCCCTgtttggactaagcctaagcttggaggggtaggcctacaagaaaaatacagcAGAAAATAGCTAAGAGTCACAACAGAGAGAGATAAAAGAGAAGAAAGCTTTTGCGGTACTGTATGCATGCAAAACGATGCTcggatgcacgtggggcctagcACCCAAAATCTCTATGGGGTCCTTTTCGGTGGGCAGCCAGAAAAAAAAGTGCATGTACCAAAAAACTAAAGGggttatgcagactatcaatgattAACATAACGGGAGCTCTAAAACCTACTCCGACAGcagcattgtatgccattctacaTATTCCGGGTTTCGAGAGAGATCTGGGCGCCGTAATTGAGATGGAGGGTTTGCGCCAAGGTAacgaaatggcagaacatactatacagcAGCGTCAATATAAATATTGATGTCAGaaggcgattttttttttactttacttgATACCgaaccatataaaaaaatttttcccgACGACCAGGCACTTCCTTAGTTTGGCGGCTAATATAAGGAATATCATCATATTTCGGCTCTTAGTTCGAAAACGTCCTACCTGAGAATATTTTTCAGAAGCACACTATTTCAGTATAAGTTTCAGAAACGGCCTACAAGATTCGCTAAAAGATTGTTATGAAtcagaagttttttaaataaacgcCCCAGTTAATATCAACTTTAGAGATAGGGCGTTATTTAAAACCTTTCCGAGACATGACGTTTTCGACAGGGTTTAGGTTTTATAGGATataagttttatttatttcaattatcgAATATTTGGCACTTGTTTTGTTTCAAGGACAAATAACTTTGATCAACTTTTCATTCAATTTCTTTCTGAATATGAAAATGACTATGTATTGCACGATCGGATTTAATCCTTTATATTGCTCGAGAATACTACTAACAATGTTGAACGTATTCATAGTTTTTAGCCTAAAACAATCACTGTGCCATTGAAAGATGTAAAGGTGGAGCAAGTCAACTTTTGAATCAACTTCTCGCCAATGACCAATTTAAACAGTACAATACACTTTAGTTGTGGTGTTTCCGTATAGCTTTGCTATTGAACAAGGTGTGTATGTTTGTTTTAGAACCTTTCAGTAGCGTTTCTGGGAAGAATCGCATGAGTTTTGAACACCACAAGACTGTCTGAGCTGTTGATGCCCGGATTTAAACACTACAAtctcttatatttttgtttttgcggaATACCAATTCACTAGTCCTATACGCAAATATCTATAGGCGCTTTCTCATGCTGGATTATTTGTATATGAGTTTAGTCGTTTTTCATATTGAAACTGTAATTTCGACATTATCGTTGATCTCAAAGAAGACTTTTTCGGGCTCAATTACGGAACAAAAGTAAAATCTTAGATTTAAGAGAACATAATATCGCGTAGAAGTGATCTTGCGAAGAACTCCAGTTTATTATCTTAAAGCCAATTATCAATTtaacaaaaaacacaagctgAGAGGATCCGAGTAACGGcaatcaaaacaaaaaatcaaattacTCACATTTATTACGGCATACCAAAGCAACAACCAAGCATTAAGCATCACCAGCGAACCGACAAGTCGACATCTACGCAGCACTGAATAGGGAATGACATAATATTTACGTGAACGCCACATTGAAacgcgtttacggccaccccaaTAGAGGCTGGTAAACTCGCTGAGACTATAAAACTGGAATGAAGAAATATTTCTAGGCTTTAGTATTTTCCAAACAATTCTCTCGTCCTTCAACTTACCGAACCCAAAGTGCTGATCGCCAACACAATCCAATAGATAACGGGAAACCATTCGGCTTGACACAGCGAGCTTTCTATCAAAAAGTTTTTTATTGCGCGCCAACGTGCACCAGGACAAAAATGCCAAATTGAATAAACATCGCAATCGTCCACGGCGAGATCGAATTTGTGACGTAAGAAGCGGCAGAGTTTCTTATCGAAATGTGTAAATTTGTACATACTGAGTTTTGATGTTTAGCGCACTGCCTTCACAATTGTTTATGTTTATCCGAAATTAGATATACGAGtccgtgcaagttttctaaaaatttctCCTTTCCCTTTTTCTTGATATCACAATTTTtcacagtttttttgttttttatctcaactaaactttttgaaaatatttttattatcccTCAAATATTTATCTACTCAAACAATTAAGTCAAATTTTGTTtgttacataaaaataaatttggaaaaaatatttaagcATTTCACggtttacaaaatttaaaatttcacaaatgtctttattattttgattagatGTGTCACGCAAAGCTGTTGGCAAGTGATTGAAAAAGGAATAGagatggaaaaaaaatgttgaattaaTCAACAATTTATTACTAAATAAGGTTGCCAGAGTGTAAGAAAAACATTCCAAATACTTTACCTTGTCCTAAGTAACCATAAGGAGTGACCTTAGCACTTCATCCAACTCATTTTAGATtcaattttattacttattttttCACTTTGTCGGAAAAATCTCAggatcaaattttaattttgcgTCGGCACAATATTTACTATTCCTTcctgatgtgtaaacatctttgttcacggtatggttaggttaggttaggttgaactggccggcccatgaggacctcacatagactgaataagtccgcagtgttaccagaagtttgttttaaagaccaaattggaaaaccctatcaaaaaccaggacctatgttataaaataactccgtcctcttggcaaatactagaagctttctaggatttaagccacttgctgcttctagatctgacagctgtatcactcctaatagctggagtcttagcctggcaagcgcagggcaagagcacagaacatgctcgatcgtttcctcctccagcccgcccttcctgcatctgctattatacaccaagcctaatttaaatgcatgtgacgccagtcagaatacccgtcatgagtctacagtcctctcattttaaggtgtaagacctgcacataatcttcgacactttacagccccgcgcttgaacgcgcgcctttcctgcttggtcgatcatgtgcacctctcgccattGCTTAATttcacccagtctaattgggacgtctacggagcaagcttcaagggatgcgccctttttagctagttcatccgctttttcattcccatccatatgctctgggacccaatatagatgtatgcttctccctgtcccgattctctccagggactgcttacactactctaacatgcatttagattcTGTACTATGCGAgactattgccttaattgctgcttgactgtcaatataaaagttaacacgattgcagatTGGGCttttttcttccagggtttctactgctttggttacagctaCTATTTCTGCTTTGAAAACGCTACAgaaatccggcagcctgtaggatctgtttatttccagatcagcacagtatatcgcagaccctactccttccactactttggaaccatctgtgtacacatgtttcgcctcgtccgccatttgagcacccttgcgccaactgtccacctctattgtggccttaagatcgccctcgaagcgcagatagggaatcaggtagtctgttcgtcttgtgattgatgacgctatactactatggccgtatggccggcgctcaagctgccccgagcaccgagcctggttgcagttgttaacgatatgttctttgctaccaggtctacaggtggaatatgcagaatggcatacagtgcagctgtcgtggttgttttcaaggctcccgttatgctaagcatcgatattctgcatatcccctctaattttttgaggtatgttgttttttgtgtggctttccaccaaacaagaactccatagtatagaatagggcttacaatcgctgtaaaacccaatgagaaagatagGGCGATAAATCCCACatacactccagcattcttttacatgcataaagtgcccttGAAGTCTTCTTCTCCCTCTGCTCctcgttgagcttccacgacaacttactgtctatgatgattcctagatactttgtgcaaggcttctcctgtagggtcacccctcctaacttaaaTCTGATCCAAtttttgtacctctttgtaaacaagaccatatccgtcttttccgagttgactttcaacccgaattTTGATGccaaggtatgaatatcccgaagcgcccgatccatcaaagagctaatcgttggaaggcactttccacttatgacaattgcaaagtCATCCGCGTAATATGTAAGTTTTACGGGCCCCTCAttaaatcgcctgagcagttggttgatgaccagcgtccacagcagatgtgatagcacccctccctgcggcgttcccctgtccactgatttcgtggtctcatacaatccccattgtgatgtaatcttcctgcaatttaacattcagccgatccatctggttaaggctagatgtactttaatgtaattaagaccatccataatcgcccattaaaaacattattgaaagccccggcaatgtctaagaagacgcctagagcatattccttatattccaggcctttctctatgcttattaccaccctatgcaatgcggcgtctaccgacttgcctttggtgtacgcatgttgtgttgtggagagcagcttttcatccacgttggactttatgtacacatctatcagcctctcaaaggttttgagcagaaatgatgttaagctaatgggtctataatctttgggatacacgtgaccgaccttccccgcctttggtaggaaagctaaacgagcagttctccaagagtgcggtacatgattcagtcttatgcacccatcgaatattattttaagccattccactgTATGGAGTAATACAAAATGTAAGCGTAAATATAGTAATTACAATCAAGCTTAATATGAGAAAAATGTACGTAGGGAGGTTGTTATGTTAGAATCGGTTTGTTATCCACGAAGTATCGGCTTGCTAGCAATGGGTCAAGGGTTGTTATCCGTTTCTTatggacgagttatcggttttatATAGATGTATTATGGACGAGGTTTCGATTCATTGTCaaagtattaaaaattttttcgataacttatagataTTTTATCGACGTGTCATCGGttggttatcgaaaatttattggttttttgtcgacatgttatcaaaaagtgatcGAGAAAGTATGTATTTGTTATCGCAGCGTAACCAATGTGCTATCAGcgtgttatcgacttgttatcgaaatattttaaaaagttatcgttttgttatcaaaaagttatcgatttaatatgGAACAACTATCGATTTCAGATGAACACATCTTACCTGCTTCCTGCACTCCTAAAACAATAGAAACCACCTTTGCTGAATTATGCAAGAAAACTCTTCTTGAGACCCTGTATATGATATACAGTGCGAAGGGGAGTTGTGACAAACTTGACTCTGATTCGTAGATTCTTGCACCCATGGAACAGTTGTCTAAAAGGCGTAGGTAGGTTTAGTGGCTGCAACTCAGTAGCTAAGAAAGCCGCTTGGATTCCTAAAAATCCTCTCAGTCTGCCAAATGTTACATCGGATATATTCCATAATCAGCGGaagtttgttaataaaataaagaaCATTTGGAATAACTTCAGATAATGGCTTACGACAATTTTCCCAGATTTGCCCAAAAGTTGCTACCGACAGTCCTTAGGCTTCTTCCAACTAGATCAGGCAGTAAAACAGCCAATACACAACAATCTTCGTTCGTCTCCGCTGTTCTTTACGACTCATGCAGTAGTTTCTATGtagaatgcccatcttttccgcttgcGTAAATCATTAAACCAGATGCCCAGGGCAGGCCGCTCCAATTTTATGGGTGTCGGCCGTATACTCCATAAACGCCTTTCCTTCGTTCATTCAATAGCCATGTAACTCCTGATACTGCACAGCTCATGGTGCTCATCCACTTCTGCTTAGCTTTGTTCATGTCAAAATTTCGGTGTTCACCCCTTGACTGCGCCTAGAGTATGCCTTTTTCGATGCTGTTTGTTCCTTCCTTTCCTTCCGCTGGTATTAAATTAAGGATACTAAGCCTTAGTGCGGTAATTCTAATTGACGTGTTTTTCAGTAGCAGATCTGTCTTCTGCGGAAAAGGCGCAAGTCGTTAAAATAACATTGCTTGATATTGCCGCTATTGTATGTGTTCACTGCCTCGCTCTACTGTATTATAGTTATAAGCGCAACTTTAACCAAACTAAGCACATAGGACCAATAATAAACATAAGCTAGAACCTGCTTTATTAAGAACTAGTTAAAAGGTATTACTTTGGCCTAGTGTTCGAAtataagtcgaaagtttttttttacaaaattagtTCAAGCGGCTGTTGAACTATAAAccgcaacaaaaatataaaattgcaaaaaaaaaacgaaaacttaTGCAAGCACTATTGccagagctgggtaaattcaattccattacattacccattacattcctcagtaattggaaaaagtaatcaattcctttcctctacagcaaaggaattgattacttttcaattcctcaaaaaaaaaaaaaacaccaaaagtaATTTAGTTTTctgaggctcaagtacaaaaaatttttcgcttgtaattgaaaaaaaaaagaaaatactttgctcaaatgtaatttccGCCCCAGTattttcgaaaggaattgcaaatgtaattgaaaatcttccaattacattacaaggaattgacaaagtactttcgaatttcccattccattcctcaaaggaattgcgaaagtaattgaaaaactacaagtgtGTAGGAACTTACGCGGGTTGATGTGGGTGACTTTATgggtcacacttttcattatttcatcgGATTTTTCTTTTTAGTGGTAACTGGTAAGGGATCTACTTTCCTTCCTCCGCTATCAAAGGGTGGTGGCTATAGGTAAGCATCGTACTTTTTAATTCTCTTTGAGACATTCAGCTGGCATAACGTAAATACCAATAAAtttccggaaaacttttttctcgtattCTCGATCTTTTGATCCATCAATGGTTGCCTATTCTGaaccatattgtaataaataatattaaagcaGACAATGACAAATCGTCCGTATAAACGTATGAAACCTCAGAAGCGTTTGAAATGAAGTGTAGCTAAGGTATAGCGCACCAGGTGCTACTACATttctcaatgccaaatgcttcttaaaatttaaagtttgtgTAGGAATGATGTATTGTTTCCCCTCCATAGTTGAAAAGTTTAGTGGTCAGATGTTCTTCTGTGCCTCATTGATCTTAAGTCGGGATATTTGCATTTCCACCTCCTCACAGTACGATATTGTCCTCGCTTTTGGCAATAAGGCGTTACGCAAAATTTGTAAGTTGTTAAGTAATGGTATCCCCATTATTCCTATCATATCTTcgttaaagtaaatatgtatatcatATGCACGTGTGTTTGTGATTGAACTCCTCCTACAAAACTGGACCCATTTTAATgaatatttgtttatatgttcAAGGAGAATTGTGGATGCTTTAGATTCACAGTTTGGTCTGTTTCTTTCTTATTTTCCCCGGAAATTAACCAGGGGCCgacatattttaaacaaaattaatttatggAGCGGTTTTCTTGTAATTTCTTTCCGGCGTtttttacgattttttcagacaacaatgcttGCCACATTGCTAAAACGAGAAACAATTGGCAAAaatcctttttctgaaaaatcggttgtatggtgcaccaaaatataCTCGCCCTCTTaatttcaagatatctcaaaaattgaggtactagtttgcgttcaaaccgacagacggatagcaacagctcgtcatcctgataatttcggtatgcctatttgtttgtttttctcttctcctttaaggacttacaatttccgAGAACCAGaccgaacttaatataccatttcattctcATGAaagctacaaaaagaaaaaacaaatatttgaatagattttgcattatttcaaaaggtttgctgctagacaCTCTCGgcactgcaaccggtacgagtaggaagaagcgtcgaatgacaGAATGCAGAGGCACCGATCGGCGGAAGGCGAAAAGTCTGCATTCAAGAATCTGAAAGGACCcattcccagagccgcgaggcagtgcagccgcatagacaagattagtaggcctaaagctgtagGACAGGTGGCCCCAATAGCAAGagagcaactacctcgaaagctgcacgTCAGAGGAAGGACATCAAAAGTGGCGAAGTGCCAACtagggaagtaggagataagccaaatccacggtcactgttttgtgacgtggaatattggacgttcacgtcgatagTGTCGCGCTACGGATTGTCAGCCATTAAAATATCTTAGGAGTAACATTCGGTCACACTCTCACCGTCAAGACGTATAccatcgaagttgtatctaaagtacaaatccgcaacaaaatcctcaagtcgcttgccagtagcacttggggaaaagatgaagaaactTTGCTAGCCAATTGGCCGGCCACTCAACAGCAAATCTAAACTACGATGTTACAATCCCACCATAACCTTCCTCATATATGGCGAGAAGAAATGAATTGCAAGTTATTTAAGGCAGTGCTtgtgttttaaaaacattttcttatggtccaaaaagttactatggcctcataaaatcaccgcttgaatcgcaaaaatattttttacacctagaatttttcaattacttttgcaattcctttgaggaatttTTCAATTGGGCAGAGATTACATTtgaacaaagtattttttttttttcaattacaaacaaaaaattttttgtacttgagcctcaaaaaatgaaattacttttggtattttgtttttttttttgaggaattgaaatgtaatcaattcctttgctgtggaggaaaggaattgattactttcctcaagtacatgtaatggggaatcgacgggtattgactacctaaagtaatcattacgACCCAGCTCTGACTATTGCTATATGCAGTCACACATCCACACACACGTTAAGCTTTACCGTTAAGCTTTCAACAAAGCCGTGAAAAAATAGTGCTGTTGAACATTGCAAGGACACAAAAGGCCAACTTTGGTGCAGCAGTTAAAGTCAATAACGGCACATTAAATTCTTTAATTACAGCGAAAGGCCATTAGAAATACAACGCGCAGCGTAAAGCTTAAGCAACTTGTATATGCGTCACTGGGTGTGATAGAAGAGTTTAAGTATAGTTGAGTTAGTTTTATAGCAACAACGACAGAGGTGTTTTAATTTACACGTAGCTCGAATGCAAGTGGCCACGTAACTTAAAACGCTAACttgcacacatacatgcatacatacatgcatgagTAAAGCATTGGGCGGCACTACAGCACTTCACTATTTACCAgagctttaactttatttaatagaaatttatttccGCTGAGGTGTTGAATTAAGTGGTAAATGTGATATTGCTCAATGAATgcgaaaataaataacaaataaactTAAAGTGAGTTGGACGTTAGTTAAGTTAACTATTGAAGAAAAATCAAGCTAGTTTTGCTATTGAGTTTTTACTTTAGAGTATGGAGAAGTTTTTAGCGAGTGATGCgcttaaaaaacagaaaaacatctCTTTTAACTATGTCATGACGTTAAGTCAATCTCCAATTGATCCAACGAAA
The Eurosta solidaginis isolate ZX-2024a chromosome 5, ASM4086904v1, whole genome shotgun sequence DNA segment above includes these coding regions:
- the LOC137253895 gene encoding uncharacterized protein, translating into MYKFTHFDKKLCRFLRHKFDLAVDDCDVYSIWHFCPGARWRAIKNFLIESSLCQAEWFPVIYWIVLAISTLGSFYSLSEFTSLYWGGRKRVSMWRSRKYYVIPYSVLRRCRLVGSLVMLNAWLLLWYAVINVSPGHMTPWLTINMFVLSFELIAWLVEVLVGATKLDLHTLFTFTLPVANYLFVRCVRNVFQSAIETNDVDDLRLWKRGFK